One window from the genome of Fastidiosipila sp. encodes:
- a CDS encoding prepilin peptidase, with protein sequence MVYLFAFVLGSVLGSFYGVLIDRIPAGMSFVRGRSKCLRCGAVLKFWDLIPLVSFVVWRGRCRYCHERYSFFYPLLELVTGGLLVLALVLWGISFEAAYYFIMWSLMLILAVIDFREGYVYDVFWIIMAGVSLAFTPLIPGKSFIDLLWGGVAGLSFYGGIYLLARFIMRKEALGQGDIFLLMAIGTFVGWQLTIFIGFFAFFVAAAWLLIRYLASRIHRTDFNSVLYFAPCMVIATFLTNLFWQPVYRCLIDFLIAGI encoded by the coding sequence ATGGTCTATCTATTTGCCTTTGTCCTGGGATCTGTTTTAGGAAGCTTTTATGGGGTCCTCATCGACCGTATTCCGGCAGGCATGAGCTTTGTCCGGGGCAGGTCCAAATGTTTGCGCTGCGGGGCTGTCTTGAAGTTCTGGGACTTGATCCCCCTGGTCAGCTTTGTCGTTTGGCGGGGGCGCTGCCGCTACTGCCATGAACGCTATTCCTTTTTTTATCCCCTGCTTGAATTGGTCACCGGCGGCCTTCTTGTCCTGGCACTGGTGCTTTGGGGCATATCTTTTGAGGCGGCCTACTACTTTATCATGTGGTCGCTCATGCTGATCCTGGCTGTCATCGATTTCCGCGAAGGTTATGTCTACGACGTTTTCTGGATCATTATGGCCGGTGTGAGCCTTGCCTTTACGCCTTTGATTCCCGGCAAATCATTTATTGACCTGCTTTGGGGAGGGGTGGCCGGCCTTTCTTTTTATGGCGGCATTTACCTGCTGGCCCGTTTCATTATGCGAAAGGAAGCGCTGGGTCAGGGTGACATCTTTCTCCTCATGGCCATCGGTACTTTTGTCGGCTGGCAATTAACCATTTTCATTGGTTTTTTTGCCTTCTTTGTGGCCGCTGCCTGGCTCCTCATCCGCTATCTGGCAAGCAGAATCCATCGGACGGATTTCAATTCAGTCCTCTACTTTGCCCCCTGCATGGTAATTGCGACATTCCTTACCAATCTTTTCTGGCAGCCGGTCTACCGCTGTCTGATTGATTTTTTAATCGCCGGCATATAA